The Arthrobacter zhaoxinii sequence GAACCTCTTCTTCGCTGGGATATGGAAACGTTTCTTCTCCGAAAGCAGCCCCTCCGCCGGCGGACCACGGATACAACTTGCCGTCCCTGGCCCGCCCGCGGAGAAGCAGCACGGATTGTCCCGACCCTAGGGCCATCTTGGAGTGCTGTCGAGAGCCCCCACGGAGGAGCCCTCCCGGAGGAGCCCCGGCGCCGGGGCTCCGACACGCCGCCGGAGACCTCGCTGGCCGAGCAGGCTAAACGCGGCTAGGGTGCAGCTACCGACAGGGCAGCCGGGACCTGGCTTGCCTCCGGCACGGAAAAACTGGAGGGCACGATGAGGAAAACCGGTGTAGCTGCGGTCCTGGCGGCGGCCTTATTCGGCGTTACGGGATGCAGCGGCGGTTCGCCGTCGTCCGAAACCGAGACTGAAGCCAGCGGGGACCTGGTGCCGATAGAAGTGGGGGTCATTCCCATCGTGGATGTGGCTCCGATCTATCTAGGGGTGGAGCAGGGCTTCTTCGAGGACGAAGGCCTGGAACTGACCCTGACGCCTGCACAGGGCGGGGCGGCAATTGTCCCGGCAGTCACCTCGGGGCAGATGGCGTTCGGCTTCTCCAATGTGACCTCCATGATCGTGGGCAAGTCCAAGGGTCTGCCCATCCGGATGGTGGCTCCGGGCGCCAGCACCACCGGCGATGTCGATGCGGACTTCGCGTCGGTGATGACGCTTCCGGGCAGCGGGATCGAGGAAACCGCGGATCTGGCAGGCAAGAGGGTGGGCGTGAATACGCTCAACAACATTTCAGACTCCACCATTTCCGAAGCAGTGAAGCAGGCCGGCGGCGACTACGAGAGCATCGAGTTTGTCGAAATGCAGTTTCCCGACATGCCGGCCCAGCTCGACGCCGGCAACGTGGACGCCATTGCCGCAGTGGAACCCTTTGTGACGATCACCGAGGCACAGGGCGCCGTTCCGGTGTTCTCCAACTACGCGGAGCCCATCAAGGACCTCACCGTGGCTGTTTATTTCACGTCGGACCAGTACGCGCAGGAGAACCCGGAGACACTGGACAAGTTTGTCCGTGCGATGACGGCATCGCTGGAATATGCCGATGCGAATCCTGACGAGGTTCGCGCCGTGCTGCCGACCTACACCTCGCTGGAACCCGACGTCATCGAGCAGCTGACCCTGCCGAGGTACTACGGCGAGATCAACCAGGATTCCCTGGAGGAGGTTATGCGCATCTCGCTCGACCGCGGCCTGATCGAGGAAGAACCTGATCTGGAAGCGCTCCTGCCCCGGTCCGGTTAGGTTCAGCTGCGGTATCCGTGCACCCATTCCGCCGTGGTTTTGATTCCGCCGAACGTGTAGAAATGCAGCCGGACATCGCCGTGGAGCGCCGGTGAAAGAGCCTGGCCCAGGTCCTGGATGAACCGGTCCGGGCCGGCCGTGCCGAGCAGATTGGTCAGGGAAAACCCGTACTTGTGGGCGATTCCTGCCGAGGAGGCAACACCGAACCGGCGGGCATAACCCAGGAGGCGCTTCACGCCGGCGGGCCCGGGGACGCCGATCCGGACGGGTGCATTCACACCGCGGCTGCGAAGTTCCTCAAGCCAGGTGAGGACGGGAGCGACGTCGAAACCGAACTGCGTGGTGATCGAAGCCTCCAGTCCGCCCTGGTCCAGCGCGGAGATTTTGTCTTGCAGAGCCTTCCAGAGGGTGTCGGTATCAATGTCCGGATGTCCTTCGGGATAGCCGCTGATGCTAACGGCGCGGACCCCGTGCCCTGGGAGCATCTCGCTGCGGATCACGGACAGCGCGTCAGGAAAGGGGCCCAGCGGGGAGACCGGGTCTCCGCCGACCACAAAGAGTTCACGCGTGGCGTCGGCTTCCTCGAGCGCCGCCAGGAACTTGCCGAGGTCTTCCCGGGACTCCAGCCGCCGCGCGGAAATATGCGGAACGGGAACGAACCCGCCGGCCCGGACCGTCGCCGCAGCGGCGACGCGCATCGGCAGGTCTTCATTCCCCAGGAAGGTCACGTTGATCCGCGTCCCCGCGGGGAGGGAAGGCTGCGCTTCCTGGAGTGCGCCGATGTCCTTGCCGGTCATCTCGAGCGAGAAGTCGGTGAGGAGCCGAGCGGGGGCGGACGGCGTTTCCGTGGGGTCTTCAGTCATGCGCGTTACCCTAGCGACCGCTGAAACCGGTGTCCATGGTTCCGCTCCCGGGCTTACGGCAGCATCCACTCGAGGACGGGAGTGGACTGCAGATAAACCAGGATGCACAGGGCCAGGAGCAGCAGCACGCTCCAGCCGATCACTTTGCGCAGCAGCACCGATTCCTGCCCGCTCATATTCACGGCGGCCGCACCGATGGCCAGATTCTGCGGGCTGATCAGCTTGCCCATCACGCCGCCTCCGGTGTTGGCGGCAACCATGAGCTGGGGATCCAGGCCGGCTTCAATTCCGGCTGTCTGCTGCAGCTTGGCGAACAGGGCGTTGGCGGAGGTATCGGAACCGGTGACGGCCGTACCGATCCAGCCGAGCACGGGGGAGAGGAAGGCAAAGAAGCCGCCGGTGGCAGCCAGCCAGGTACCGATGGACACGGTCTGCCCGGAAAAGTTCATCACGTACGCCAGTGCCAGCACCCCAAGGATGGTCAGCGCCGCGGAACGCATCCGCACCGTCGTCGTCCAGATTTCCCGCACCGCCGCTCCCATGGTCAGCGGATACCGGCCGTTTTCATTGAAGCGCGAGTAGACCAGGGCGACTATCAGGCCCGTGACCAGCAGTAGCGTACCTGGGCTGATCAGCCATTCGAAGGAATAGATCGTGGAGGACTGGGTCTGGCCGTTGCTGTCCAGCAGGGCCTCATGCAGCACCGGCCACGGGATTTCGATGTTGGTCTTCGCGAGTGCCTCGGGCACGTCGATGCCCAGCGTCCACAGGTTCACAAAGCCGAAAATGACAATGACTGCCACATACGGGAACAGCGCCATCCACGCCCGGGACGGGGTCAGCCGATCCTCAGCGGTGTCATCCGCCGAGGTCAGGACGTCCGACGCCGCGCCGGTACCCGAGGGCGTCCATCCACCGGCCCGTGCCTCTGCCAGTTCTGCTTTCATCCGCTGGCCGGCCTCGCCTCCGTTGCGCGGATGCCAGAAGCGCAGGAACCCTACGGCGGCCAGCAAGGCCACGAGGGAGGCCACGATATCGGTGAGTTCGTAGGAGAAATAGTTTGAGCAAAGGAACTGGAAGATGGAGAAGACGACGCCGGTGAACAGGGCTATGGGCCAGCAGTCCCGCAGGCCGCGGCGTCCGTCCAGGATGAACAGCAGGATCAGCGGCACAAACAGGGCCAGCACCGGTGTCTGCCGGCCCACCACGGCACCGATCTCGTCGCCGGTGTAGTTGGTCAGGTTGGCGGCGGTGGTGATGGGGATGGCCAAAGCGCCAAAGGCTACCGGGGCGGTGTTGGCCACCAGCACCGCCGTGGCTGCCCGGATCGGAGCGATGCCCAGGGCCAGCAGCATGGTCACGGTAATGGCCACCGGGGCGCCGAACCCGGCGAGGGCTTCCAGGAGCCCGCCGAAGCAGAAGGCCACCAGGATGGCCTGCACTCTCAGGTCTCCGCCGCCGATCGCGTCGAAGACCCTTCGCAGGTCCTCAAACCGGCCACTGAGCACTGTCACCTGATACAGCCACACGGCCATCACGATGATCCAGACCACGGGGAACAGCCCGAAGGCCGCGCCCTGCGTGGCGGAGAGCAGTGCCAGACCAAGAGGCATGCCGAAACCGAAGACCCCGACGGCGAGCGCCACCAGCAGTGCCCACGCTCCGGCTACATACGCCCGCGTTTTGGCGAAGGCCAGCAGGAAGAAAAACGTCAGCAGCGGAAGCAGCGCCACCAGAGCGGACAGGGCAACGCTGTTGAGGACGGGATCGGTGCTTGGGGTGAAGCTGTCCATAAAGACCTCCACGCCGAGCCGGGGGACGGCTTCAACGGATGGGGCCTCCCGGGCCAAGCCGGCACACCGGCTCAACCGGGGAAGCGCTGGGACAAGCGTTCATTAAAGCGTACGGCGGTGTATCCGGCTGGTAACCCCCGGCAGGCATCTGCGGGCCTCACTCCGGGCAGGAAACTACGCCGAGACTCCTGCGCCACTGCGCTCGCGGTGGTGGCGGACGTAACCGGTCACGGCCACCGCAATCGAGATAACGGCCGAGATGGTCAATCCCAGCCAGAGCCCGACCTGCAGGGCAGCAGCGCCGGCTACCGCTCCAAGCAGAATCAGGGCAATCGCGAGGGCACGGCGGACCCAGTGCTTGCTGTCCCCGCCGGCCAGGCGCGAATCCGAGGCGAGCCCCGTGATGGTTGAGGTCACCACCACTGTGGTGATCTCAGCGACCTTCATCCGCTTGGCGGTCGCGGCCTGGATGCCCATCGAGATGGCGAGAGCCGACGTCGTGATGCTGCCCAACAGGGAACTGCCCTGTACATCCACCACCGCCGTGAGGACAGCCAATGTGGTGATGACACCGGCGACCACCATCAGCGACACAGTGGTCCGCCCGGACCAGCCCTCCGGCCCCCTGCGCAGCATCCGTCCGGCCAGGGCCGCACCCAGCATGAAGAAGATCAGCGCCAGGACAGGGCGCAGGATCGGCAGGTCGGCACCGCCTTCGGCAAAGGCCATGCCCAGCAGCACCACGTTGCCCGTCATATTTCCGGTGAAGACCCGGTCAAGGCCCAAGTAGCCGACGGCGTCGATCACCCCGGTGGAGAAGGTCAGGGCCAGCATCAGCCAAAGATGCACCCGTTCGGTAGGTACGGCGTTGAGTCGTTTCACTGGCGGAATGTCTCCTTAGGCAGCCGTCCGTATACGAACGCGTGGCGGAATGTCCGATTGTATTCAAAATTGCGGCAGATGATGCAAGGATTCCCCTAACTACGTTGTCTCCCGAAAGCTGACCCATGACCTACACCGCCCCGGCTTCCTTCACTACCCGGCCCACCCTGCAGGGCACGTTCGGCATGAGCGCGTCGACGCATTGGCTTGCCACGGCTTCGGCGCAGGCCGTGCTCGAGCGTGGTGGAAATGCCTTCGATGCCGCGGTGGCGGGTGCCTTTGTGCTGCATGTCGTGGAACCGCACCTCAATGGTCCGGGCGGGGACATGACCGGCATTTTCGCGACGGCGGAGAACCCGAAAGAACCGGTGGTGCTGATGGGCCAGGGGCCGGCTCCCGCCGCAGCCACCCGGGAGCATTACCTCGCTGAAGGACTGGAACTGGTGCCCGGTGCCGGTGCCCTCGCCGCAGCAGTTCCCGCCGCCGTCGATGCGTGGTTGCTGCTGCTGCGGGACCACGGCACCTGGGAACTGGCCGACGTCCTGGCCTTCGCGGTGGATTATGCCCGCAGCGGCCACCCCGTCCTGGGCCGTGTCGGCGCCACCATCGAGTCCGTGGCGGAGCTGTTCACCGAGCACTGGCCCACCTCGGCCGCACAGTGGATGCCCGAAGACCGGGTTCCGCGGGAGGGCGAAATTATCCGCAACGAGGCCTACGCCAAGGTGCTGGACCGCCTGATCGGGGCCGGCGCCGGCGCGGGCAGCCGGGCCGAACGGATCGATGCCGCCCGGCACGAATGGCGCGGGGGTTTTGTGGCACGTGCCGCCGCCGAGTTCGCGGCCGCACCGCACCGCCATTCCTCGGGCACCGACCATGCCGGCGTTATAACCGCCGCAGACTTCGCGGCGTTTGAAGCGGGATTTGAACCTGCCGTCACGTTCGACTTCCGCGGCTACACCATTGCCAAAACCGGGGCCTGGGGGCAGGGGCCGGCGCTGCTGCAGACCCTGGCCATCCTCGCCGGTTTCGACGACGAACGGCTGGATCCTTCCACCGTGCTGGGCGCCCACACCATTCTCGAGGCCCAGAAGCTGGCGATCGCGGACCGCGAGGCGTACTACGGTGACGCGGAAGTTCCACTCGACTACCTGCTCAGCGAGGACTATGCCGCGGAACGCCGCGCGCTCATCACGGACCGGGCTTCCTCCGCTTTTCGCCCCGGCACGGTGCCCGGCCACACGCCCTTTGTGCCGCCGCTGCGCACCGAGTACCTGCCGCCCGCCCTGGCCGGAGCGGGCGGCGCTGGCTTTGCCGGCGTCGGCGAACCGACGGTGATGCCCACCGGCGAGACCCGCGGGGACACCTGCCACATCGACGTCGTGGACCGGTGGGGCAACATGGTTTCCGCCACCCCGTCGGGAGGCTGGCTGCAGTCCTCCCCGACCATCCCGGAACTCGGTTTCTGCCTGGGCTCGCGGCTGCAGATGACCTGGCTGGAAGAGGGCGCCCCGTCCACCCTGGCTCCGGGGAAACGGCCCCGCACCACCCTGACCCCTACGTTGGTCCTGAAGGACGGCAAACCGGTGGTGGCCCTGGGCTCGCCCGGCGGGGACCAGCAGGACCAGTGGCAGCTGCTGTATCTGCTGCGCACCATCGTCGGCGGGTACACCCCGCAGCAGGCCATAGATGCCCCCGCCCTGCACACCACATCCATTCCCGGTTCGTTCTGGCCGCGGACATGGACGCCCTGCGGGGCAGTGGTGGAGGACCGGCTGGGGGAGGACGTGATTGCCGGGCTGGAAGCCCGCGGCCATGCGGTGACCCGTGCGGGGGACTGGGCGCTGGGCCGGCTGTCTGCGGTGGTACGCGAACCGGACTCGGGCCTGCTGCAGGCAGCCGCGAATCCGCGGGGAGCGCAGGGGTATGCCGCCGGGCGCTGACGGCTCCCCGCGCATCCAGGACACGATCCGGCAGGACATCATCTTCGGCCGGCTGAGCCCCGGAATGCGCATCACGGAGGCGTCGCTGGCGGAAAGGTACGGCATCTCCCGGGTGCCGGTGCGCGAGGCGCTGCGGGCGCTGGAGGCGGAGGGGTTCGTGGACTCGCGGCCCTACGCAGGATCCACGGTTTCGGAGATACCCGTGGACGAAGCCGATGACCTGTTTGCCGTGCGTGCAGTGGTGGAAGCCGCCACTGCGCGCCGGGCGGCAGGGCATGCCGCCCGCCAGCTAGGCACCGGCGTTCCGGACGGAACGTGGTGGGAGGCACGGAGGACTATTGCCGGGATTCTCGACGCCGGGGACGCCGCAGTGGCCGCCGGGGACCTGCACCTGCTGCCGGATTTGAATGTGCGCTTCCACCTCGGTGTTGCGGCGCTGGCCGGGAGCCCGTCACTGACCGCCCTGCTGCGCCAGCTCGCGGGCAAGATCGAATGGCTGTACGCGGCCGACGTCGAGTCCCGCGGCAAGGACTCGTGGAGCGAGCACCGCAGGATCATGGCCGCGGTCGACGCCGGGGAGACGGCCCGTGCAGCGGAGCTGATGGAGGCCCACGTCCGGCAGTCCCGCTCGGGCTACCTGAGCCGGTTCGGTTCGTCACGGGACTAACCGGGACTAGCCGGGACGAACCCGGACTGACCGTTCCGTTCGCGAGGGCACCGAGCCTATAGTGCAGGAGGGGTTCCTTCCTACTGTGAGCGAGGCTTCACCATGGCCAATATCACCACCCGGCCCGTCACCAAACTCGGAATCGTGGGAGCCGGAAGCGTCGGCACCTCGCTGGCTTACGCCGCCATCATCCGGGATACGGCCCGCCGCATCGCGATTTACGACATCGACGCCGTCCGGGCCGAAGCCGAAGGGCTGGACCTGGCTCACGGCACCCAGTTCACCGGCGCCAATACGGTCACCGGCAGCGGCAATGTCGAGGACCTGGCCGGCTCCGACGTCATCGTGATCACCGCGGGTGCCCGGCAGCAGCCGGGCCAGAGCAGGCTGGACCTGGCCGGCACCAACGTGCGCATCCTGGAGAAGCTGATGCCGCAGCTGATTGCCCAGGCGCCGGACGCGGTCTACATCCTGGTGACCAACCCTGCGGATGTGCTGGCCGTCGCTGCGCAGAAGATCGGCGGCCTGCCGCGCAACCGGATCTTCTCTTCCGGCACGGTGCTGGACACATCCCGCCTGCGGCTGCTGCTGGCCCGCGAAGCGCACGTGCTGATGACCAGCGTGCACGCGACCATCATCGGGGAACACGGCGACTCCGAGTTTCCGGTGTGGTCCAATGCGAGCATCGGCCCGGTCCCCATCCGGGAGTGGGAAATCAGTGGCCGGCAGGTATTCACCGACGAGTTCCTCGCCGCTGCCACGAACGACGTCGTCAATGCGGCCTATCAGGTGATCGAGGGCAAAGGTGCCACGAACTACGCGATCGGACTGGCCGGAGTGCGGATAGTCGAGGCAGTGCTGAATGCCGAAAACGCGGTCCTGCCGGTGGCGGCAACACTCGAGGGGGAGTACGGGATCAGCGGCGTCGCGTTGTCCCTTCCCTCCGTCGTGGGCCATAACGGCGTCTACAAGATGCTGGAGATGCCCCTGGACGACGAGGAGGCAGGGAAGCTGACAGCGTCCGCCGAAACCCTGCGCAGCACGCTGGACTCCCTGGGGATCTAGAGGCACATAAATACAGGTATATACGGCGATACCCTCCCGGGGTCCGGGAGGGTATCGGTTCTACACGGGCCGGGCCGGGCCCTAGCCGACTGCGGCAGGCTCCGGCGCCTGCGCCGGTTCCTTCGCCAACCGGGCGGCGTCGCTGAATTCGGCGTCAACCTCCGCGGAGGGCTTGTGGGTGAACAGGCTCACCACCACGGTCAGGACCACATTGATGATGAAACCGGGAACAATCTCGTACAGGGTTCCCGAAAGCGCATCCACGCTGCCCCAGATGTAGGCGGTGAGGGCGCCGGCAATCATGCCCGTCAGTGCCCCGGCGGTGCTCAGGCGGCGCCAGAACAGGGCCAGGAGGATGGTCGGTCCGAACGAAGCGCCGAATCCGGCCCAGGCGAAGCCCACCAGGTCAAGGATGGTGTCATTGCGGCCCAGCGCAATCAGGATGGAAATCACCGAGACCACCAGGACGCCGAGCCGGCCGAGCATCACCAGGGACCGCGGGGAAGCCTCGCGGCGAAGCGCAATCCGGTACAGGTCTTCCACCAGTGCTGACGACGTAACGATCAGCTGGGAGGAAATGGTGCTCATGATCGCGGCCAGCACGGCGGCCAGGACAAAACCGGCCACCAGCGGGTGGAAGAAGATCTGCGCCAGGCTCAGGAAGACCGCCTCGGGCTCATCGAGGGTCAGGTTGTTCTGCTGGAAGTACGCCACACCCACCAGTGCGGTGAGGATGGCACCGACCACGCTGAACAGCATCCAGCCGACGCCGATCCGGCGGCCGGCTTTCGCATCGGCGGGGGAGCGCAGCGCCATGAAGCGGACAATGATGTGCGGCTGGCCGAAGTAGCCCAGCCCCCAGGCGAGTGCGGAAATGATGCCGAGGGCAGTGCCGCCGGCAACCGGGTCCAGCAGCTCCGGGTTCACCTCGCGGAGGGAATCGGTCATACCGCCGAAGCCGCCCACCTTGACCAGGCCAACCACGGGAACCAGCACCAGGGCTGCCACCATCATCAGGCCCTGCACCACGTCGGTGTAGCTGGCCGCGAGGAATCCGCCGAAGAGCGTGTAGGCAATCGTCACGACGGCGACAATCAGCATGCCGGTCACATAGGAGGAGCCGAAGGAGCTTTCGAAGAAGACACCGCCGGCAACCATGCCGGAGGAGACGTAGAACGTGAAGAAGACCAGAATGATCAGGCCTGAGACCACCCGCAGCAGCCGCGAACGGTCCCGAAGCCGGTTCTCCAGGAAGCTGGGCACCGTGATGGAGTTGTTCGCGACCATGGTGTAGGCGCGGAGGCGGGGTGCCACGAACTTCCAGTTCAGCCAGGCCCCGACGGTCAGGCCTACGGCAATCCAGCCTTCCACCAGTCCCGAGACGTAGATGGCGCCAGGCAGGCCCATCAACAGCCACCCGGACATGTCCGACGCCCCGGCGCTCAGGGCGGCGACGCCGGGTTTCAGGTCCCGTCCCGCCAGCATGTAGTCATCCAGGCTGTTGGTTTTGCGGTAGGCCCACCAGCCGATCGCCAGCATGGCCAGCATATAGATCGTCATGGCGATCACTTTGTACGTCTGATCTGTCATTGCTTAGTTGCCGTTCACTAGGTGCGTGTGAGTTGTACGGCGTCCAAGTATGTCAGGAATCACATCGATGTAAGTTCGCGCAGCCGTCGGGCGTTCCGGACCGCATGCCCCTCGAGGTCGTTGTTGAAGTAGGCGTACACGTCTTTGCCCGCGGAGTTCCACTCGCGGATCCGGGCCGCCCACCACTGCAGGTCTTCCTCCGTGTAGGAATCGACGTAGAGCTGCTCCGGGTTCGGTCCGTGCAGGCGGACGTACACAAACGGGGCGGTGGCGCGCAGCATGCAGGGCAGGTGCGCCCCGCTCATGACGGTGTAGGCGGCGCCGTGGCGTTCCAGCAGCCGGAAGACTTCTTCGTGATTCCAGCTGTCGTGGCGGAACTCCACCGTCACCCTGATGGTGTCGGGAAGTTTCGCCAGGAGGTAATCCAGGCGGCCGTCGTCGCGCTCCATGTCCGGGGAAAGCTGAAGCAGGAACACTCCGCTGCGGTCTCCCAGTGCGGTGAAACAGCGCTCGATCCGGCCGATCCATTCGTCCGGATCCCGCAGCTTCCGCCCGTGGGTGAGTCCCCGGGGAGCCTTGACCGAAAAGACGTACCCTTCCGGCAATCGGTCCCGGTAGGCGGCAAACGCCTCCTCGCGGGGCCAGCGGTAAAAGCTGCCGTTGAACTCCACGGTGTCGAATTCACTCGCATACTTTTCCAGCCATACCCGGGCCGGCACGCCCTTTGGGTACAGCACATTGCGCCAGTGGTTGTAGGCCCAGCCCGATGTTCCGATATGGATGCTCACACCATCCAAACTAGCCGCTGGCTGTGCAGCGTTGCGGGATTGTGCGTGCCGTCTCTCCGGTTCCACACTGGAGGGGGATCCCGCCGTGCCACCCCCTGCAGGCAGGAGCGTCGAATGCGTGATCAATTTCCCGACGGCGTGCTGCCGGATGAGGATTTCCTGCACATGGTGCGGGATCTGCCGTCCGGTCCAACCGCAATCTACGAGGCATGGATGGATCTGGCCCGAATTACCTCCTGGTGGGGCGCGGCGGGTTTTATTGTCCCGCCGGACCGCATCTCCGCCCATCAGCACGTCGGCGGGGACTACCAGGCGTGCATGGTCAATACCGCTACCGGCGACGAATTCTGGTGGGGCGGTGAATACCTGGTCCTCGATCCGCCGCACCGATTGGAAGTGACGCAGCAGTGGCAGCAGCCGGACGGTGCTCCTGCGGGCCCGAAGCGGGTGATCAAAGTCGAGCTGCACCCTATGGACACCGGGGAAGGGCCCCCCGTCACCCGCATGACGTTCCGGGAGGGGCCCTTCGCTGCAGCAGACGGGGAAATCGAAGGATACGAAAGCGGGTGGAACGAGTCCTTCAACCGGCTGGCCGGCTATCTGGCCCGACAACGCGGACCGGAGTGACCCAGCCGTCGGCACAGGCGTGCCCCCGGATGAAATAACCCGGGCCGTGCCGCGGTTGCTACTAGCGTGCCCGGGCAAAAAGGTCCGGAGCGCAAGCAACTGAAAGGCACGTTTCAATGACTGTTCCGCTCTCCATTCTCGATCTCGCCATCATCGATGAGGGCGAGACCGCACGTGATTCCTTTGCTTCTTCACTGGCGCTGGCACAGGAAGCGGAAAAGCTCGGCTATACCCGCATTTGGTACGCCGAACACCACAACATGCCCACCATCGCTTCCTCCGCCACCAGTGTGCTGATCGGCTACATTGCCGCGCACACCCAGAGCATCCGGCTCGGCGCCGGCGGGGTTATGCTGCCCAATCATGCTCCGCTGACCATTGCTGAGCAGTTCGGCACCCTCGAAACGCTGTTCCCGGGCCGCATCGACCTTGGCCTCGGCCGTGCCCCCGGCACCGACCAGAAGACCCTGCATGCCCTGCGCCGGGACCACATGTCCTCGGACAGCTTCCCCCAGGACGTCCAGGAGCTGCAGGGCTACCTGAGCGGCAATACCCTGATTCCGGGCATCAACGCGACGCCGGGTGCAGGCACCAACGTGCCGCTGTACATCCTCGGTTCCTCCCTCTTCGGCGCCAAGCTGGCCGCCGCCCTGGGCCTGCCGTACTCCTTTGCCTCGCACTTCGCACCGCAGGCGCTGCAGGACGCCGTCACCATTTACCGCCGCGACTTCAAGCCCTCGGCCCAGCTGGCCGAGCCGTACGTGATTGCCGGTGTGAACGTGGTGGCCGCCGAGACCACCGAAGAAGCGCAGCA is a genomic window containing:
- a CDS encoding LLM class flavin-dependent oxidoreductase is translated as MTVPLSILDLAIIDEGETARDSFASSLALAQEAEKLGYTRIWYAEHHNMPTIASSATSVLIGYIAAHTQSIRLGAGGVMLPNHAPLTIAEQFGTLETLFPGRIDLGLGRAPGTDQKTLHALRRDHMSSDSFPQDVQELQGYLSGNTLIPGINATPGAGTNVPLYILGSSLFGAKLAAALGLPYSFASHFAPQALQDAVTIYRRDFKPSAQLAEPYVIAGVNVVAAETTEEAQQMFADSQRRRVTQLFGRDRTFTDEEADAILQSPGGQQVKQMGRYSAVGNPGEVRDYLDWFTGHAQADELIVATQTATLESRLRSFQLLADAALPAGV
- a CDS encoding DUF72 domain-containing protein, with translation MSIHIGTSGWAYNHWRNVLYPKGVPARVWLEKYASEFDTVEFNGSFYRWPREEAFAAYRDRLPEGYVFSVKAPRGLTHGRKLRDPDEWIGRIERCFTALGDRSGVFLLQLSPDMERDDGRLDYLLAKLPDTIRVTVEFRHDSWNHEEVFRLLERHGAAYTVMSGAHLPCMLRATAPFVYVRLHGPNPEQLYVDSYTEEDLQWWAARIREWNSAGKDVYAYFNNDLEGHAVRNARRLRELTSM
- a CDS encoding SRPBCC family protein; amino-acid sequence: MRDQFPDGVLPDEDFLHMVRDLPSGPTAIYEAWMDLARITSWWGAAGFIVPPDRISAHQHVGGDYQACMVNTATGDEFWWGGEYLVLDPPHRLEVTQQWQQPDGAPAGPKRVIKVELHPMDTGEGPPVTRMTFREGPFAAADGEIEGYESGWNESFNRLAGYLARQRGPE